In Arsenicicoccus dermatophilus, a genomic segment contains:
- a CDS encoding SpoIID/LytB domain-containing protein translates to MRIAHRALGAGLTAATCAATVLAGAPTAQAAEVYTRPADGTIEITGRGFGHGRGMSQYGAMNAARQGRTWQQIVSHYYPGTTAAYLANPSVRVSIAGKVGSTLRVAPEAGLVADDGAGQVVRLATTNWGVPLTSWEVARPAAGGTSTTATLWFTTALGKRYALRSTNAGLWTIRPADGTVTALTPTLKPAATYLGTATGRRTGTTITPVVTTSMENYVRQVVPFESPGSWPVAALAAQTVAARSYAAAALRRPWAATYDICDTQACQVFGGITAETANSRAAVATSAGTILTSAGVPALTEFGSSNGGQRVYGLKSYLPGTSDAFETGLAPTTNTWTTSIPVTRLEQAYPAIGTLRTLTVLTRDGKGYWGGRVLTLRLTGTKGYVDLTGDRFRSLVGSSALRSTYFLPISA, encoded by the coding sequence ATGCGTATTGCTCACCGCGCGCTCGGCGCGGGACTGACGGCGGCCACCTGCGCCGCCACGGTCCTCGCCGGCGCTCCCACCGCCCAGGCTGCCGAGGTCTACACCCGGCCCGCCGACGGGACCATCGAGATCACCGGGCGAGGCTTCGGCCACGGCCGGGGCATGTCGCAGTACGGCGCGATGAATGCCGCCCGCCAGGGCCGCACCTGGCAGCAGATCGTCAGCCACTACTACCCCGGCACCACGGCCGCCTACCTCGCCAACCCCAGCGTCCGCGTGAGCATCGCCGGCAAGGTCGGCAGCACCCTGCGCGTGGCCCCCGAGGCCGGCCTGGTCGCCGACGACGGCGCCGGCCAGGTCGTCCGGCTCGCCACCACCAACTGGGGCGTCCCGCTCACGTCCTGGGAGGTCGCCCGCCCCGCCGCCGGTGGCACCAGCACCACCGCGACGCTGTGGTTCACCACCGCCCTCGGCAAGCGCTACGCGCTGCGCTCCACGAACGCCGGGCTGTGGACGATCCGACCCGCCGACGGCACCGTGACCGCGCTCACCCCCACGCTCAAGCCCGCGGCGACCTACCTCGGCACGGCCACCGGTCGACGCACCGGCACGACGATCACACCGGTGGTGACCACCAGCATGGAGAACTACGTCCGCCAGGTCGTGCCCTTCGAGAGCCCCGGCAGCTGGCCGGTCGCCGCGCTGGCCGCCCAGACCGTCGCCGCCCGTTCCTACGCGGCCGCCGCCCTGCGCCGCCCGTGGGCCGCGACGTACGACATCTGCGACACCCAGGCCTGCCAGGTCTTCGGCGGCATCACCGCCGAGACCGCGAACAGCCGCGCCGCGGTCGCCACGAGCGCCGGGACCATCCTCACGTCCGCCGGAGTCCCCGCCCTGACCGAGTTCGGCTCGTCCAACGGCGGCCAGCGGGTCTACGGGCTCAAGAGCTACCTGCCCGGCACGTCGGACGCCTTCGAGACCGGCCTCGCCCCCACCACCAACACCTGGACCACCTCGATCCCGGTCACCCGTCTCGAGCAGGCCTACCCGGCCATCGGCACCCTGCGCACCCTGACCGTCCTCACCCGGGACGGCAAGGGCTACTGGGGCGGCCGCGTCCTCACGCTGCGCCTCACCGGCACCAAGGGCTACGTCGACCTCACCGGAGACCGCTTCCGGTCCCTCGTCGGCAGCTCCGCCCTGCGCTCCACCTACTTCCTGCCGATCTCGGCCTGA
- a CDS encoding TIGR03089 family protein — protein MPTLADAVQVLQSGDTSQPAITCYDRSGGPTDGERIELSGRVLLTWAAKAAGALQDELLVEPGTTVGLALPPHWRVGYWALATWWVGATLVTGPQAATADVLVTDDVALAADHHGEQVLVTLAGLARSHPGPVPAGVMDEARELASCPDRFVPLLRPAGADLAWRATDRARTYAEELPGRTGRALVVASGAETESCLRSMVEHWAGGGSVVLVRSADAVVPAADVAAIRVAERVTD, from the coding sequence GTGCCGACCCTCGCCGACGCCGTCCAGGTCCTGCAGTCCGGGGACACCAGCCAGCCCGCGATCACGTGCTACGACCGCAGCGGGGGCCCCACCGACGGCGAGCGGATCGAGCTCAGCGGGCGGGTGCTGCTGACCTGGGCCGCCAAGGCCGCCGGTGCGCTCCAGGACGAGCTGCTGGTCGAGCCCGGCACCACGGTGGGGCTGGCGCTGCCGCCCCACTGGCGGGTCGGCTACTGGGCGCTGGCGACCTGGTGGGTGGGCGCGACGCTGGTCACGGGCCCACAGGCCGCCACCGCGGACGTGCTGGTCACCGACGACGTCGCGCTGGCCGCCGACCACCACGGGGAGCAGGTGCTGGTGACGCTCGCCGGGCTCGCGCGGTCGCACCCGGGCCCGGTCCCGGCCGGGGTCATGGACGAGGCGCGCGAGCTGGCGTCCTGTCCCGACCGCTTCGTGCCGCTGCTGCGGCCCGCAGGGGCCGACCTGGCGTGGCGGGCCACCGACCGCGCCAGGACGTATGCCGAGGAGCTGCCGGGCCGCACGGGGCGCGCGCTGGTGGTGGCGAGCGGGGCCGAGACCGAGAGCTGCCTGCGGTCCATGGTCGAGCACTGGGCGGGCGGAGGTTCCGTCGTGCTGGTGCGCTCGGCGGACGCGGTCGTCCCGGCCGCCGACGTGGCGGCGATCCGGGTGGCCGAGCGCGTCACCGACTAG
- a CDS encoding DNA-3-methyladenine glycosylase family protein — translation MRRIRLDRPLDLDATLGVLQRGGGDPTGRRGAGGWWRALRTPDGPATLHVRRVGPEVLGEAWGPGAAWVLDALPALVGEHDDASGLEPVHDVVAHAVRSAPGLRIGRTGLVVEALVPAIIEQRVTGQDAFGGYRRLVRSHGEPAPGPGADLGLVVAPSVAVWRQLPSWVWLRAGVDAARSDTVVRALAVAPRLEEITGLDLREAHRRLRTVPGIGAWTAAEVRQRALGDPDAVSFGDYHVAKDVGWAVLGRELDDHGLAELLRPYAGHRHRVVRLVLATRGGRPRRGARMAPRTHLPR, via the coding sequence GTGCGCCGGATCCGGCTCGACCGCCCCCTGGACCTGGACGCCACCCTGGGGGTCCTGCAGCGGGGTGGAGGGGATCCCACCGGCCGACGTGGAGCCGGTGGCTGGTGGCGGGCCCTGCGCACCCCGGACGGCCCGGCGACGCTGCACGTGCGCCGGGTCGGCCCGGAGGTCCTCGGCGAGGCCTGGGGGCCGGGCGCGGCCTGGGTGCTGGACGCCCTGCCTGCCCTCGTCGGTGAGCACGACGACGCCTCCGGCCTCGAACCCGTCCACGACGTGGTGGCCCACGCCGTGCGCAGCGCCCCGGGGCTGCGGATCGGGCGCACCGGCCTGGTCGTGGAGGCCCTCGTGCCCGCGATCATCGAGCAACGGGTGACCGGGCAGGATGCCTTCGGCGGCTACCGCCGGCTGGTCCGGTCCCACGGCGAGCCGGCGCCGGGGCCGGGCGCCGACCTGGGGCTGGTGGTGGCCCCCTCGGTCGCGGTATGGCGGCAGCTGCCGTCCTGGGTCTGGCTGCGGGCGGGTGTGGACGCCGCCCGCTCCGACACCGTCGTACGGGCGCTCGCCGTCGCGCCCCGCCTGGAGGAGATCACCGGGCTCGACCTGCGCGAGGCCCACCGGCGGCTGCGGACGGTCCCGGGCATCGGGGCGTGGACCGCGGCGGAGGTGCGCCAGCGGGCGCTGGGCGACCCGGACGCCGTGAGCTTCGGGGACTACCACGTGGCCAAGGACGTGGGGTGGGCGGTGCTGGGTCGCGAGCTGGACGACCACGGGCTGGCAGAGCTGCTGCGCCCGTATGCCGGTCACCGCCACCGGGTGGTGCGGCTGGTGCTGGCGACGCGGGGCGGGCGGCCCCGGCGGGGTGCCCGGATGGCGCCGCGGACCCACCTGCCTCGTTGA
- a CDS encoding S8 family serine peptidase — MPASTPRRVLSVLALPLATLLAVAGPGTPGPAEASPRPQPARSTAPTPSAATLDPAGFYLVTMAAPPAATAPATRPATSQRLQVHAAATQAYARDQLGRQRAAAARAHATISRQLTLATNGFTAALDPAQVTALRKDPAVARVQPVRARRAAVYRTPDTLGLTGATGVWSQVAPAPTAPLTAGQGVVVGVLDTGVWPENPAFRGAAVATSASSTPGTAWSTDGNATVTVPKVGGGTFTGSCTGAVPGQVTEAWQPTLCNQKLVSARAFPTHYPSYAKSPATSTTAPDYWSPRDNDGHGSHTASTAAGADADMGSAYGRSAGIAPGASLAVYKVCWDFAGTDADGDGATDNYCLDDSTVAAVDQAVADGVDVISYSVSGATDEVTDPVSEAFRAADAAGVSVVAAAGNSGSAAGSVNHVAPWVTTVGASAYTAPYAVQGFSGRGPTPVAEGGLLKPDLTAPGAAVVAATVPPDWSPTAAPAWQTQWGTSMATPHVSGLTALLRARHAGDPAWTTSAIRSALMLTARATSTPDPFAQGAGYVNPVDALDPGLLLDVTPEELAGFAATQGTVTGRTPVAATDLNLASIAVARQGGPVTVRRTFRATRPGTWTVSGSLAGYRVTVPASITAAAAGALAPLDVTLQPAGATPGSWAKGTLTLTPTSGPTLHLPLVSRPGFVQPRELRASGRSGRVPLRVASPTAGRFTPTVGLATGVTGTAQVADGAWWTGPTFTVPAGTPHLRVVVDGVPEEDLDLYLQVLDATGTWTDVASSAGTGAHEQVTVSSPTPGSYRYRVAGYAVGSRGTFTHSRYVVTTTPLPAPAVATFTVNPRTSLLQGGLTSTPWAVWNGLEPGRSYLGYVLYPTSVAATTIVITT, encoded by the coding sequence GTGCCTGCCTCCACCCCCCGCCGTGTCCTGAGCGTCCTCGCGCTCCCCCTCGCCACGCTGCTCGCCGTCGCCGGCCCGGGGACGCCCGGTCCCGCGGAGGCGAGCCCCCGCCCGCAGCCGGCCCGGTCGACCGCGCCGACGCCGTCGGCCGCGACCCTGGACCCCGCCGGGTTCTACCTCGTCACCATGGCCGCGCCCCCCGCCGCCACCGCGCCCGCCACCCGGCCCGCCACGAGCCAGCGGCTCCAGGTCCACGCCGCCGCCACCCAGGCCTACGCCCGCGACCAGCTGGGCCGCCAGCGCGCCGCCGCCGCCCGGGCGCACGCGACGATCTCCCGGCAGCTCACGCTCGCCACGAACGGCTTCACCGCCGCGCTGGACCCCGCCCAGGTCACGGCCCTGCGCAAGGACCCCGCCGTCGCCCGGGTGCAGCCAGTCCGTGCCCGCCGGGCCGCGGTCTACCGCACGCCCGACACGCTCGGCCTGACCGGGGCCACGGGCGTGTGGAGCCAGGTCGCCCCCGCCCCGACCGCGCCCCTGACCGCCGGCCAGGGAGTGGTCGTCGGCGTGCTCGACACCGGCGTCTGGCCGGAGAACCCGGCCTTCCGCGGCGCCGCCGTCGCCACCAGCGCGAGCAGCACGCCCGGGACGGCCTGGAGCACCGACGGCAACGCGACCGTCACCGTGCCCAAGGTCGGCGGCGGTACCTTCACCGGCAGCTGCACGGGTGCCGTCCCCGGGCAGGTCACCGAGGCCTGGCAGCCGACCCTGTGCAACCAGAAGCTCGTGTCCGCGCGCGCCTTCCCGACCCACTACCCGTCCTACGCGAAGTCCCCCGCGACCAGCACCACCGCCCCGGACTACTGGTCACCGCGGGACAACGACGGCCACGGCTCGCACACCGCCTCCACCGCCGCGGGGGCCGATGCCGACATGGGCTCGGCCTACGGCCGCAGCGCCGGGATCGCCCCCGGTGCCTCCCTCGCGGTCTACAAGGTCTGCTGGGACTTCGCCGGGACCGATGCCGACGGTGACGGCGCCACCGACAACTACTGCCTGGACGACTCCACGGTCGCCGCCGTGGACCAGGCGGTCGCCGACGGGGTCGACGTCATCTCCTACTCGGTCTCCGGGGCCACCGACGAGGTGACCGACCCGGTGTCCGAGGCCTTCCGCGCGGCCGACGCCGCCGGCGTCAGCGTGGTCGCGGCGGCGGGGAACTCGGGCTCGGCCGCCGGGAGCGTCAACCACGTCGCGCCCTGGGTGACGACGGTGGGCGCCTCGGCCTACACCGCGCCGTACGCCGTGCAGGGCTTCTCCGGTCGCGGGCCCACGCCGGTCGCCGAGGGCGGGCTGCTGAAGCCGGACCTGACCGCGCCGGGGGCCGCGGTCGTGGCCGCCACGGTGCCTCCGGACTGGTCCCCGACCGCGGCCCCCGCCTGGCAGACCCAGTGGGGCACCTCGATGGCGACCCCGCACGTGTCCGGGCTGACGGCCCTGCTGCGGGCACGGCACGCGGGCGACCCCGCGTGGACGACCAGCGCGATCCGCTCGGCGCTGATGCTCACCGCGCGGGCCACCTCCACCCCCGACCCCTTCGCCCAGGGAGCGGGCTACGTCAACCCCGTCGACGCGCTCGACCCCGGCCTGCTGCTGGACGTCACCCCCGAGGAGCTGGCGGGCTTCGCGGCCACCCAGGGGACGGTCACCGGGCGCACCCCGGTCGCGGCCACCGACCTCAACCTCGCCTCCATCGCGGTGGCCCGGCAGGGCGGCCCCGTCACCGTGCGGCGGACCTTCCGCGCCACACGACCCGGCACCTGGACGGTCAGCGGCAGCCTGGCCGGCTACCGCGTCACCGTCCCCGCGAGCATCACCGCCGCCGCAGCCGGGGCCCTGGCCCCCCTCGACGTGACCCTGCAGCCCGCGGGCGCCACCCCCGGCTCCTGGGCCAAGGGGACGCTGACGCTCACCCCCACCAGCGGCCCCACCCTGCACCTGCCCCTCGTCTCGCGCCCCGGCTTCGTGCAGCCGCGGGAGCTGCGGGCGAGCGGCCGCAGCGGCCGGGTGCCGCTGCGGGTCGCCAGCCCCACGGCCGGCCGGTTCACCCCGACCGTCGGCCTGGCCACGGGCGTCACCGGCACCGCCCAGGTGGCCGACGGCGCCTGGTGGACCGGCCCGACCTTCACGGTGCCCGCCGGGACCCCGCACCTGCGCGTCGTCGTGGACGGGGTCCCCGAGGAGGACCTGGACCTCTACCTCCAGGTCCTCGACGCCACCGGGACCTGGACGGACGTGGCGTCCTCTGCCGGCACCGGCGCGCACGAGCAGGTCACCGTGAGCAGCCCGACCCCGGGCAGCTACCGTTACCGGGTCGCGGGCTACGCCGTCGGCAGCAGGGGGACCTTCACCCACAGCCGGTATGTCGTGACGACCACGCCGCTGCCGGCTCCTGCCGTCGCGACCTTCACCGTCAACCCGCGCACCTCGCTGCTGCAGGGGGGCCTGACCTCGACGCCGTGGGCGGTGTGGAACGGCCTCGAGCCGGGCCGCAGCTACCTCGGCTACGTGCTCTATCCCACGTCCGTGGCCGCGACCACCATCGTGATCACCACCTGA
- a CDS encoding tyrosine-type recombinase/integrase, with product MARKRSRRAFGALRKLPSGRWQASYTGPDLTRHNAPATFQTKGDAEAWLGLEEHLVSRHHNYGDAWVPPKARAQRAKGTTTLREYAPGVIERRHVRGEPLKPTTRRLYTWHLDHVILPALGDLPLRSITPDAVTAWYGGLDPKTPTRRAHAYSLLRTVMGQAVADGLIPSNPCQITGAGQTSRAREISPVAPEDVARLAAAMPDRLQALVLICGWCGLRWGEVAELRRRDVDLAAGTIRVERAVTRVDGKDIVGTPKSRAGVRTVHVPPVMLPALAAHLEQHVQPQPDALLFPRPGTNDHMLHKTFMTSYYAARESIGRPDLRLHDLRHSSAVLAAQAGATLAELMARLGHSTPTAALRYQHAAQGRDKWIADRMGGGMPGRS from the coding sequence ATGGCAAGGAAGCGGTCCCGCCGAGCGTTCGGCGCGCTGCGCAAGCTGCCATCCGGCCGATGGCAAGCGAGCTACACCGGGCCGGACCTGACGCGGCACAACGCCCCGGCGACCTTCCAGACCAAGGGTGACGCCGAGGCATGGCTCGGGCTTGAGGAGCACCTGGTCAGCCGCCACCACAACTACGGCGACGCATGGGTACCCCCCAAGGCCCGCGCCCAGCGCGCGAAGGGCACGACCACGCTGCGCGAGTACGCCCCCGGCGTCATCGAGCGACGGCACGTCCGGGGCGAACCCCTGAAGCCCACCACCCGGCGGCTCTACACCTGGCACCTCGACCATGTGATCCTGCCGGCCCTCGGCGACCTGCCGCTGCGCTCCATCACCCCCGACGCGGTGACGGCTTGGTACGGCGGGCTTGACCCCAAGACGCCCACCCGACGCGCGCATGCCTACAGCCTCCTGCGCACCGTCATGGGCCAGGCCGTCGCTGACGGACTGATCCCGAGCAACCCGTGCCAGATCACCGGCGCAGGGCAGACCAGCCGCGCCCGCGAGATCAGCCCGGTTGCGCCCGAGGACGTCGCCCGGCTCGCCGCCGCGATGCCGGACCGACTGCAGGCCCTCGTGCTGATCTGCGGCTGGTGCGGGCTCCGGTGGGGCGAGGTGGCCGAGCTGCGGCGTCGTGACGTCGACCTGGCCGCCGGCACGATCCGGGTCGAGCGCGCCGTGACCCGCGTGGATGGGAAGGACATCGTGGGGACCCCGAAGAGCCGGGCCGGCGTGCGCACCGTGCACGTCCCGCCCGTGATGCTCCCGGCCCTGGCAGCCCACCTCGAGCAGCACGTCCAGCCCCAGCCCGATGCCCTGCTGTTCCCGCGCCCCGGCACCAACGACCACATGCTGCACAAGACGTTCATGACGTCGTACTACGCCGCCCGTGAGTCAATCGGCCGGCCCGACCTACGGCTGCACGACCTCCGCCACTCCTCAGCCGTCCTGGCAGCCCAGGCGGGCGCCACGCTGGCCGAGCTGATGGCGCGGCTGGGGCACTCCACGCCCACGGCCGCCCTGCGCTACCAGCACGCCGCCCAGGGCCGCGACAAGTGGATCGCGGACAGGATGGGAGGGGGGATGCCTGGACGTAGTTGA
- a CDS encoding helix-turn-helix domain-containing protein has translation MSIPAAAERLGVSDKTVRRLISEGKLPAYRIGAKTIRLRPEDVDALFVPVPTPTV, from the coding sequence ATGTCGATTCCCGCAGCCGCAGAGCGGTTGGGCGTGAGCGACAAGACCGTCCGCCGTCTGATCTCCGAGGGCAAGCTGCCTGCGTATCGCATCGGCGCCAAGACGATTCGCCTCCGCCCCGAAGACGTAGACGCCCTGTTCGTCCCCGTCCCCACCCCGACGGTCTGA
- a CDS encoding terminase large subunit domain-containing protein: protein MDPSPLPLRTRATGAARFARFCQRYIVTPKGTGARSPMKLRPWQVELVGSVLDADPRPRTAGWMMPRGQGKSTLVAALGLYDLILGDEGAEVDVVAVDERQAGIVFGTAARMVELHDDLASRVQVYKDRLTVPERGAKFQCLPASPKAIEGLDPSLAIVDELGVVDRDVFEVLTLAQGKRAQSTLIGIGTPGPDPHNSVLTDMRVYAAEHPDDLTQVWREFSAAGFEHHPVNCEHCWELANPALDDYLHRDALTALLPPKVREATFRRARLCQFVTDTDGAFLAPGVWDALSTGEGIDEGTDVVLALDGSFSDDTTALLLGTVSTRPHFDVLATWERPTSDEAWRVPIAEVENTIRAAARTYRVVEIIADPFRWTRTLQALEAEGLPVVEFPHSPSRLTAATGDLLNAANNGELTHSGDPRLAAHVAAAVITEDARGVRLAKPNRKRNARKIDLAACLVMAHSRATWRATRKPPRRRVAGFR from the coding sequence GTGGACCCGTCGCCCCTGCCGCTGCGCACCCGAGCCACGGGGGCGGCCCGGTTCGCCCGGTTCTGCCAGCGCTACATCGTCACGCCGAAGGGCACCGGGGCGCGGTCCCCGATGAAGCTGCGGCCCTGGCAGGTCGAGCTCGTCGGCTCGGTCCTGGACGCTGACCCTCGCCCTCGCACCGCCGGCTGGATGATGCCGCGTGGACAGGGGAAGTCGACCCTGGTGGCCGCGCTCGGCCTGTACGACCTCATCCTGGGCGACGAGGGCGCCGAGGTCGATGTCGTGGCCGTGGACGAGCGGCAGGCCGGCATCGTGTTCGGCACGGCCGCGCGCATGGTCGAGCTACACGACGACCTCGCGTCGCGCGTGCAGGTCTACAAGGACCGGCTGACGGTGCCTGAGCGGGGCGCGAAGTTCCAGTGCCTCCCCGCCTCGCCCAAGGCGATCGAGGGGCTGGACCCGTCCCTGGCGATAGTGGACGAGCTGGGCGTCGTGGACCGCGACGTGTTCGAGGTATTAACCCTGGCCCAGGGCAAGCGCGCCCAGTCCACGTTGATCGGGATCGGGACGCCCGGCCCGGACCCGCACAACAGCGTGCTGACCGACATGCGCGTGTATGCCGCTGAGCACCCCGACGACCTGACGCAGGTGTGGCGGGAGTTCAGCGCCGCGGGGTTCGAGCACCACCCGGTCAACTGCGAGCACTGCTGGGAGCTGGCGAACCCGGCCTTGGACGACTACCTGCACCGCGACGCGCTGACGGCGCTGCTGCCGCCGAAGGTGCGTGAGGCGACGTTCCGGCGCGCTCGGCTGTGCCAGTTCGTGACCGACACCGACGGCGCGTTCCTGGCGCCCGGCGTGTGGGACGCACTGAGCACGGGCGAGGGCATCGACGAGGGCACCGACGTCGTGCTGGCGCTCGACGGATCGTTCAGCGACGACACGACGGCGCTGCTGCTCGGCACCGTGTCGACCCGGCCGCACTTCGACGTCCTGGCGACGTGGGAGCGACCGACGAGCGACGAGGCCTGGCGGGTGCCCATCGCCGAGGTCGAGAACACCATCCGCGCCGCCGCCCGCACCTACCGGGTGGTGGAGATCATCGCGGACCCCTTCCGCTGGACGCGCACGCTCCAGGCGCTGGAGGCCGAGGGCCTGCCCGTCGTGGAGTTCCCCCACTCGCCATCGCGGCTGACGGCCGCGACGGGTGACCTGCTGAACGCCGCCAACAACGGGGAGCTGACGCACTCCGGTGACCCGCGCCTGGCCGCGCACGTCGCCGCCGCCGTGATCACCGAGGACGCCCGAGGGGTGCGCCTCGCCAAGCCCAACCGCAAGCGCAACGCCCGCAAGATCGACCTCGCCGCGTGCCTGGTCATGGCCCACTCCCGCGCCACCTGGCGCGCCACCCGCAAGCCCCCTCGACGCCGCGTCGCGGGGTTCCGATGA
- a CDS encoding phage portal protein: MPTDLLTTLLTALDAPQARYAALDRYYAGTQPLAFLAPEAREALGERLTTMSSNLPRLAVTSLAERLRVTGFTLDGKPATQLWEAWRRNDLDQLAGVAHREALALGSAYVATWAGEDGKALVTVESARQVVTIHDPATREVTAAIKRWEDAQGTHAVVYTADTIRHHFAPQAGATAGFRVVERIDNPLGVVPVTPLHNTDRLLGGGVSEMADLLPLVDALSKLLADMLVGSEYYARPRRWATGVELAEDADGNAANPFAEGIKMMVSESPDTKFGSLPAADLSAYTDAVNVVTSQIMAVSGLPAHYVGVLSNQPSSADALRASEASLTARAEARQQVFGRAWERVARLVLAVENGVDPATVAPSVSWADPATRSVAQEADAVVKLYSAGLLPASAALRRLGYSDSDIDAIRRDMSADAVSRLDLGGVVAR, translated from the coding sequence ATGCCCACTGATCTGCTCACGACGCTCCTGACGGCCCTGGACGCCCCGCAGGCCCGGTACGCCGCGCTCGACCGCTACTACGCCGGCACCCAGCCCCTCGCGTTCCTGGCGCCCGAGGCCCGCGAGGCCCTGGGGGAACGGCTGACCACCATGTCGTCCAACCTGCCGCGTCTGGCCGTGACGTCGCTCGCGGAGCGGCTGCGGGTGACCGGCTTCACCCTCGACGGCAAGCCCGCCACGCAACTGTGGGAGGCGTGGCGGCGCAACGACCTCGACCAGCTCGCCGGGGTCGCGCACCGCGAGGCCCTGGCCCTCGGCAGCGCCTACGTCGCGACGTGGGCCGGCGAGGACGGCAAGGCCCTGGTCACGGTCGAATCTGCTCGTCAGGTCGTCACCATCCACGACCCCGCCACCCGAGAGGTGACCGCCGCCATCAAGCGCTGGGAGGACGCCCAGGGAACCCACGCTGTGGTGTACACCGCCGACACGATCCGCCACCACTTCGCCCCGCAGGCGGGCGCCACGGCCGGCTTCCGGGTGGTCGAGCGCATCGACAACCCCTTGGGAGTCGTGCCCGTCACGCCGCTGCACAACACCGACCGCCTGCTCGGCGGCGGGGTCTCCGAGATGGCCGACCTGCTGCCCCTGGTCGACGCCCTCTCCAAGCTCCTCGCCGACATGCTCGTCGGCAGCGAGTACTACGCCCGGCCCCGGCGCTGGGCTACCGGCGTCGAGCTGGCAGAGGACGCGGACGGCAACGCGGCGAACCCGTTCGCTGAGGGCATCAAGATGATGGTCTCGGAGTCGCCCGACACGAAGTTCGGCAGCCTTCCGGCGGCGGATCTCTCCGCCTACACCGACGCCGTGAACGTCGTCACGTCGCAGATCATGGCGGTGTCGGGTCTGCCAGCCCACTACGTCGGTGTGCTGTCGAACCAGCCATCCAGCGCTGACGCCCTGCGCGCCAGCGAGGCCAGCCTGACCGCTCGTGCCGAGGCCCGTCAGCAGGTGTTCGGGCGCGCGTGGGAGCGCGTGGCGCGGCTGGTCCTGGCCGTCGAGAACGGTGTCGACCCCGCCACCGTGGCGCCGTCCGTGTCGTGGGCCGACCCCGCCACCCGCTCCGTGGCGCAGGAGGCGGACGCCGTTGTGAAGCTGTACAGCGCGGGTCTGCTGCCCGCGTCGGCCGCGCTGCGACGCCTGGGCTACTCCGACAGCGACATTGACGCGATCCGCCGCGACATGTCCGCTGACGCCGTGTCGCGCCTCGATCTTGGCGGTGTCGTGGCCCGATGA
- a CDS encoding phage major capsid protein has product MALATQTTTAAAGSVATPELTAEDVKAILVEPLRAQSVFLAAGPRIFDTAGPLRLPKNGGPITDPGWTGENEQIPERDVDFDEVKLLPSTLKSVKVITRVSAELARQSVINLDQAIRDRLVRDVADKLDAQFLSASGDGVTTPKGLFAYAGTQEVKVGGAMTLDHLLDAWGKALSANVAMTALKWVMAPGDFVALRKIKDTAGRYLLQADPTADGVFRVWGAPVIVTKRVPDTTGSTPTGRAALVDFSQIAVARDLAPSVKVLTERYADYDQVGIRVVARYDAAPLNPEAIVTLTGITR; this is encoded by the coding sequence ATGGCCCTTGCCACCCAGACCACCACCGCCGCCGCCGGCAGCGTCGCCACCCCCGAGCTCACCGCCGAGGACGTCAAGGCGATCCTCGTCGAGCCGCTGCGCGCCCAGTCCGTGTTCCTCGCCGCCGGCCCGCGCATCTTCGACACCGCTGGCCCCCTGCGCCTGCCGAAGAACGGTGGCCCCATCACCGACCCCGGCTGGACCGGGGAGAACGAGCAGATCCCGGAGCGCGACGTCGACTTCGACGAGGTGAAGCTGCTCCCCTCGACCCTGAAGAGCGTGAAGGTCATCACCCGCGTCTCGGCCGAGCTCGCCCGCCAGTCCGTGATCAACCTGGACCAGGCGATCCGCGACCGGCTCGTGCGCGACGTGGCCGACAAGCTCGACGCCCAGTTCCTGTCCGCGTCCGGTGACGGCGTGACGACCCCAAAGGGCCTGTTCGCCTACGCCGGTACCCAGGAGGTCAAGGTCGGTGGCGCGATGACCCTCGACCACCTGCTCGACGCCTGGGGCAAGGCTCTGTCCGCCAACGTCGCCATGACCGCGCTCAAGTGGGTGATGGCCCCTGGCGACTTCGTGGCCCTGCGCAAGATCAAGGACACTGCCGGCCGCTACCTGCTGCAGGCCGACCCCACCGCCGACGGCGTGTTCCGTGTCTGGGGCGCCCCCGTCATCGTCACCAAGCGCGTCCCGGACACCACCGGCAGCACCCCGACCGGCCGCGCTGCTCTCGTGGACTTCTCCCAGATCGCCGTCGCCCGCGACCTGGCCCCGAGCGTGAAGGTCCTCACCGAGCGGTACGCCGACTACGACCAGGTCGGCATCCGTGTCGTGGCCCGCTACGACGCCGCCCCGCTCAACCCTGAGGCGATCGTCACCCTGACCGGGATCACCCGCTGA